The proteins below are encoded in one region of Lactuca sativa cultivar Salinas chromosome 3, Lsat_Salinas_v11, whole genome shotgun sequence:
- the LOC111884193 gene encoding protein TORNADO 2: MAMSNNVIGGINFIAMLLSIPIIGAGIWLSTEADNTCVQILQWPVIILGILILVVAIAGFIGGFWRISWLLVIYLIAMLVLIILLTCLVVFVYMVTIRGSGHPEPSRSFLEYRLDDYSGFLKRRVRSHYKWDRIRTCLSSTTLCAELNQTYRMAQDFFNSHLTPLQSGCCKPPTQCGYTFVNPTYWISPINNAADMDCLNWSNEQTGLCYGCDSCKAGLLENLKKEWRRANIILIITLVALICVYVIGCCAFRNAKTEDLFRKYKQGYT, encoded by the exons ATGGCTATGAGCAACAATGTCATCGGAGGCATTAACTTCATCGCCATGTTGCTCTCGATCCCAATCATAGGAGCCGGGATCTGGCTATCAACAGAGGCAGATAACACTTGTGTCCAGATCCTACAATGGCCTGTTATAATTTTAGGTATCTTGATCTTGGTTGTGGCCATAGCCGGCTTCATTGGAGGATTCTGGAGAATCTCATGGCTCCTCGTGATCTATCTCATTGCCATGCTTGTTCTCATCATCTTGCTCACATGTTTGGTGGTTTTCGTGTATATGGTAACCATCAGAGGTTCAGGTCATCCTGAGCCAAGCCGATCTTTCTTGGAATACAGGCTTGACGATTACTCAGGATTTCTCAAAAGAAGAGTTAGAAGCCATTACAAATGGGATAGGATTAGAACTTGTCTAAGTTCCACTACTTTATGTGCTGAACTGAACCAAACTTATCGCATGGCTCAGGATTTCTTCAATTCCCACCTTACTCCATTACAG TCTGGATGTTGTAAGCCTCCAACACAATGTGGGTATACTTTTGTGAATCCGACATATTGGATAAGTCCCATCAATAATGCAGCTGATATGGATTGCTTGAACTGGAGCAACGAGCAGACAGGGCTTTGCTATGGTTGTGATTCATGCAAGGCAGGGTTGCTTGAGAATTTAAAGAAAGAATGGAGGAGAGCAAACATAATTTTGATCATAACCCTTGTGGctttgatatgtgtttatgtgattGGGTGTTGTGCTTTTAGGAATGCGAAAACAGAAGATCTCTTTCGCAAGTATAAGCAGGGTTACACGTAA